Within Topomyia yanbarensis strain Yona2022 chromosome 2, ASM3024719v1, whole genome shotgun sequence, the genomic segment ataatccactaaATTCATCCGGGCAAAATCCGAATTACCTGTACGAAGACCCGGAATTCGCctccaaaaaccggtgtggcaacctTAAATACAAGTTTgagaaattttctttttctttttaataattgGTTTCGATAATAATCCAGTAGTCACGaaaacaggaaattcaataaatcaaaagaattgatttcatattggcgaaatttgatattaaataaatgaaatagccTAGAATTTTCGCTATCATATTTTTATCATACAaggatgtttgaatttttttattgcgttctcaaataaatttttgtcgaaatagtatttgtcaaaattttagtttttggtaAAAATCCAGGCCCTCTTCAGAACTCCGGGctcggggggaaacaccccgtcccgcctcccccccccccgctcGGCGGCCCTCTTCCTGCTAACTAATTTTGACATGTGAAGGAAGGTGTGTTAGGGGAAGGGGGAGGGTGAATAACCCACAACGGAACCACCCCCAGGTTATTGTGGTAGACTCGAAAAATTAATCACGTTGCTTTTACGTAAAAACATATGTTCGGCGTTAAGGGGTTAGAGAAACTGGGGATAAGTGGGACATACTAAGGATAtactgaaatataacatagtaagagcatgtttttgtcaacatgtaatactctatgttgtagctTCATATGTTGATTTTCGAGAGGCTAGAGGGATTAtgatacaaaaatcaataagtatcattttttaaagaactaGAAAACGAAGTAATATCTGCATGTTGACGTTTCACACTAGCACTGATCTCAACACAGCATAGCTGTATGATTGACAGATGAGACGAATGAGCGTGTCGTTCTCACTGTTAAATACATATGTGTAGAAACTTAACGAAAGAAGTGAGAGACATTGAAGAGAGGAGAGATGGGGATAAAATAATGAGAggagaaattaatgtttcgagaGAAGTTATGTTTTTTGCAACTTTCTGTGTATGTGGTATGAGTTTGAAAATTATCGGCATTCGTAATCAGCCTTCATAGCGATAGGTTCGTCACCGTCTGTAGTGACGTTTGAATATTTGTACTTAGTTTGTAATATCGTGTAGTAAAGTATAGTTCGTAGTGAAATAAACGTGTAAAGTAATAAATGTTGAGTAGTGTCAGGAAATAAAGTGTTTGATGTGTAATGTGTTATGTGTGTATTACATAACTTCCGAACTGGCACAGTGACGCTATCTGCGCAAGGGTAGTCCAACTAAATTTACGATTGGACACGGAAAAATCGGGTACGGACTAAAACCACGGAGGAACGCTATTTGGCAAGGGTCACAAcattggtgccgtgaccaggatagtGTTCCAAGGAACCGACGCGGCGTCGGTAACACCATTTTGAGTCCGAGGACAAAGCAGATACCGCCATCGCGCGCAGTCGCCATCATTCTACTTGCGTACAGCCATTGCGACTCAGCAGTTCTGGATTCGTTTGACGTCGCCATTGGAGTTTTTTGGATTAGACCAGGGAAGCTAAAACAAACAAGGCCTATTGGATAGGCTCACAAGGTGAGTACCTGTCCAATAATTCCATCTAAACTTTCATCGCTACCTGGTCGTTTTTTCTACGTTTATTTCTTCGGTACATATTTCACTACGCACGGTGTTCATACGGTGGACGAAACACCTTGAACGGAGGGGACTTCCATTCTCTTTCTCGGAAAGCATTTTTGGCATCGGAGGAAGTTTCCTGGATCAACAACAGGACAATCGCTTGGTACGGGGATCGCTGTGCATGGCTTAGGAGGTTACGGAGAACGTCGCTGGTATACTCTGACAAGGTTGTTCATCAGCAACGGGTTGGTAATTCGCCGGCGGCCATTTTGGAAGACGGAGTCTACATTCATCGTCAGAAGTGCTGAAATACGGTAACGAAGCGCTACCACCTGTGGTTCTTCTACACAACGGGAAGAAGGAACGAGTCGCAGTTATAAAGTCGAGTACAAGGCCTGTAGTGACAGGCTCCCAGGTGAGTACCTGTCCTACTCGACATATTGGTTTCGTTTTGTGCTGCGCTTGTGCATATTTACAGTTTTGCAAACAATACTGTCGGCATCATTCGGATCATCGGGTCATCATACGGCTGTCTTGGTTACTGACGTCATTATTGAGGATCTGGAGAAAATTGGTAGCAGCTTTACGAGTTTTTTCGGAGAGTTCCTGAGAGAAAAGATACAAGGCCTATTTGACAGGCTCACCAGGTGAGTACCTGTCCAAATCGATACATCTCTCTTGGAAGGGTTCTCCGCTTGATATTTTTCTAGGAGACGATTGCTGATCCAAAACTCTCCAGCTCAACGGATCTGACTATGGGTAAGAAGCTGAAACCCAAGATCCACGTTCGGGATAGCATCGTAGATTTTCTACTGCGGACGGAGAAATTTCTCAACAGTAGCCAAGCAACCGACGAACTCCAAATACAGTTTCGTCTGGAGAAACTCGAGGCGAAGTGGGACGAGTTTGAGGAGGTTCAATGCGATATCGAGGGATCGGAGGAGCATGAAGAGAACACGGAGGCACATCGGCAAGTTCGGGCGGAATTCGAGGAGAAATATTTCGAGGTAAGGGCAGGGTTGGTTGGCAAGTTACCACGGCGGACTCCAGCGCCGACACAAAACGGATCTAGTTCCGAACCGGCTGGTGTACACACTTATGTGCGACTACCACAAATAAATCTACCGGAATTTGATGGTAGTTTCGAAAAATGGTTGCCTTTTCATGACACATTTCGAGCCTTGATCGACTCTTCACCGGAACTCAGTGGTATTCAAAAATTCCACTATCTGCGGGCGTCTCTTAGGGGTGATGCGTTAAAGTTGGTTGATTCGTACCCAATGAGCGAGGCGAATTACAGGGTTGCTTGGAATGGTTTGGTTGCACGGTTCTCTAATGGATATCTTCTCAAGAAGCGGCATTTGAATGCGATGTTCGAGTTCCCGAAAATTCGGAAAGAGTCAGCAGCGGGGATTCATGACGTCATCGATTGTTTCGAACGCAACACTAAAATCTTGGATCAACTGGGTGAGAAGACTAGTGGCTGGGGAGCAATGCTTACTCATCTATTGGTAACTAAGCTCGACGACGTCACACAAAAACATTGGGAGGAAAGCGTTTCTAATGAGGTCGAACCTTCGTTTACAATACTGgtggattttctcaaaaaacaaaCACGGGTTTTAGATTCAGTTTCGGTGGACCAACGGATGACTACGTCAAGCAGTCAAGCTGCATCAACTGGGTTCAAATCTCGTCCTGCAAAGGTTTCGGTCAACTCGGCGACCGGAAACAAAGGTCCAAGCTGCGCATCCTGTGGTGATCAGCATTCTATCGCTCAATGTACGGCATTCAGCAAACTTCCGGTGGACCAACGGCTACAGCTAACAAATTCGAAGCGTCTTTGCAGCAATTGTTTGGGGCGAAATCATATGGCGAGAGACTGTCCTTCCAAATTTCGGTGCAGAACTTGCTCTAAAAAGCACCATTCTCTTCTTCATCCTGGATTTCCTGGTTCTGGTACTGCTCCCACCTCCGCTGCCTCTTCTTCAGCCACACAAAGCATGCAAGCTACGGCTCCATCAAGCTCTGGTGGTGCATCGAACTCCGGTGGTACAGTAACATGTTCGGTTGCATCAATTTCCTCCAATATGGCTATGGGGCGTTCTGGAACACATACATTTTTGTTAACGGCGGTGTTGAAAATAAAGGACAGCTGGGGTAGAACGCATCTCGCTAGGGCATTGTTGGATTCCGGTTCTCAAGCGAAACTGATGTCGGAGAATTTGTCTCATCTACTCAAACTACCTAGACGAAATAAAAGAGTAGAAATCAGCGGTATTGGGTGCTCAAAGAAAAGTATAGCTCACGAAGTTTCTGCTGTTGTTTCGTCACGGGTCTTGGATTTTACTTTGTCAATGGACTTTCTGGTTTTGAGGCAGGTAACAAGCGACCAGCCGTCTACTTCTTTACCATTGGCAGATTGGAAACCACCAAACGGCATGGAGCTAGCCGATCCGGAATTCTTCGTGTCTGGTCCGATCGATTTGGTGCTTGGGTCTCAATTCTTCTACGATTTTCATCTACTCGATGGTGGCCGGATACAAATTTGCAAACTCGGATCTCCTTTGCCGATATTCGTCAACACAGTATTTGGTTGGGTAGCTGCGGGCGAGTCGGAGTGGTCTACAAGAAAAGCTACCGTTAGTTGTCACGTTGCGATCGCCGAACCGCTGGATAAGATCATCGAGAAATTCTGGGCAATTGAGGAGATGTCAGAGAAGCCACTTCGATCACAGGAAGAGAAGGACTGCGAACAACACTTTCAAAGCACGTTCACCCGTAACGAATCGGGACGCTATGTAGTACAGTACCCAAAACGGAATGGGTTCCACGACAAAATCGGCGATTCGAAGGGTGCGGCCTTACGACGATTTCGGCAGCTAGAAAGGCGTTTGGAAAGGGATTCAGACTTACGTGACCATTACAACGAATTCCTACAAGAATACCTTGCAATGGGGCATATGCAACTGATCGGAGAGATGGAGGATACACTGGATGAAGGGCGCACTACTTACTATTTGCCCCATCATCCTGTGTTTAAAGAGTCTAGCTCAACGACCAAGGTACGGGTAGTGTTCGATGGATCAGCGAAAACCACCACAAATCACTCGCTCAACGACACTCTACTTACGGGTCCAGTAATTCAGGACGATCTGCTGGACATCATGATCCGTTTTCGCAAGCACGCCGTTGCGTTAGTTGCAGATGTGGCCAAAATGTACAGGCAGGTACGCATTCACCCGGAGGACGCATCGCTTCAACGGATCCTGTGGCGCTTCGATCAGGCTGAACCGATTAAGGTGTACGAGCTACAGACGGTCACTTACGGATTAGCGCCATCATCTTTCCTTGCCACTCGCGTACTTAAACAGCTTGCCATAGACGCCGGTGACAAATACAAGTACGCTGGTCCTGCTGTAAAGAAAGATTTTTATATGGACGATTTTCTTTCCGGAGCAGAATCGATTTCGAAGGCGAAACGTTTGCGAAGCGAAGTTCAATCCCTTATGGCTGAAGGCGGATTCGATTTGCGGAAGTGGAGCTCCAATCAACCGGAGGCTTTAGCCGACTTACCTTCCACAGCTCTAGAGGAGCAATCCACGCTACATTTCGATGCAGAAACAAAGGTGAAGACGCTTGGAGTGGTGTGGGAGACAGGAACGGACCAACTGTGTGTTGAGATACGAGCAACGGAATATGACGATCAATGGACAAAAAGGAAGATATTTTCGGAGATTGCGCAATTATACGACCCGCTTGGTATCGTGTCACCTGTGATTGCTTGGGCAAAAATTCGGATGCAACACCTTTGCTTAGTTAACGTCGACTGGGATGATCCGATTCCACGCGAGATCGAATCTAAATGGAATGATTTCCATTCACAGCTGCCCCTACTAAAGCAATACAAAGTTCCCCGTTATATATTTTCATCGGAAGCTACAACGGTTCAGTTCCATGTTTTCTGCGACGCATCTGAAGTAGGCTACGGAGCATGTATTTACGCTCGCTCAGCCAGCAAGGAAGGTAAAGCTCAAATCCAGCTCATTGCGGCAAAATCAAGAGTCGCGCCAATCAAACGTCTTAGTTTACCGCGCCTTGAGCTGTGTGCTGCATTATTGGGTGCCAAACTCTATACTAGAGTATCCGCAGCGCTGGGGATGGAGGGAAATCCTTGCTGGTTCT encodes:
- the LOC131680796 gene encoding uncharacterized protein LOC131680796, with product MGKKLKPKIHVRDSIVDFLLRTEKFLNSSQATDELQIQFRLEKLEAKWDEFEEVQCDIEGSEEHEENTEAHRQVRAEFEEKYFEVRAGLVGKLPRRTPAPTQNGSSSEPAGVHTYVRLPQINLPEFDGSFEKWLPFHDTFRALIDSSPELSGIQKFHYLRASLRGDALKLVDSYPMSEANYRVAWNGLVARFSNGYLLKKRHLNAMFEFPKIRKESAAGIHDVIDCFERNTKILDQLGEKTSGWGAMLTHLLVTKLDDVTQKHWEESVSNEVEPSFTILVDFLKKQTRVLDSVSVDQRMTTSSSQAASTGFKSRPAKVSVNSATGNKGPSCASCGDQHSIAQCTAFSKLPVDQRLQLTNSKRLCSNCLGRNHMARDCPSKFRCRTCSKKHHSLLHPGFPGSGTAPTSAASSSATQSMQATAPSSSGGASNSGGTVTCSVASISSNMAMGRSGTHTFLLTAVLKIKDSWGRTHLARALLDSGSQAKLMSENLSHLLKLPRRNKRVEISGIGCSKKSIAHEVSAVVSSRVLDFTLSMDFLVLRQVTSDQPSTSLPLADWKPPNGMELADPEFFVSGPIDLVLGSQFFYDFHLLDGGRIQICKLGSPLPIFVNTVFGWVAAGESEWSTRKATVSCHVAIAEPLDKIIEKFWAIEEMSEKPLRSQEEKDCEQHFQSTFTRNESGRYVVQYPKRNGFHDKIGDSKGAALRRFRQLERRLERDSDLRDHYNEFLQEYLAMGHMQLIGEMEDTLDEGRTTYYLPHHPVFKESSSTTKVRVVFDGSAKTTTNHSLNDTLLTGPVIQDDLLDIMIRFRKHAVALVADVAKMYRQVRIHPEDASLQRILWRFDQAEPIKVYELQTVTYGLAPSSFLATRVLKQLAIDAGDKYKYAGPAVKKDFYMDDFLSGAESISKAKRLRSEVQSLMAEGGFDLRKWSSNQPEALADLPSTALEEQSTLHFDAETKVKTLGVVWETGTDQLCVEIRATEYDDQWTKRKIFSEIAQLYDPLGIVSPVIAWAKIRMQHLCLVNVDWDDPIPREIESKWNDFHSQLPLLKQYKVPRYIFSSEATTVQFHVFCDASEVGYGACIYARSASKEGKAQIQLIAAKSRVAPIKRLSLPRLELCAALLGAKLYTRVSAALGMEGNPCWFWSDSTVTLHWIAAPPNTWQTFVGNRTSEIQLLTHGHPWNHVKGTDNPADHVSRGMLPADFIVDILWRNGPGWLADEVDKWPKHVHPLLPNEDILERKKTVLVVQSTSQENPLFERYSSFGRLVRITAYLRRFITRCRSKHHAYEAFLSTVELQEAKQTLVKVVQQEVFPEELIKLKQKRSVPSKSPLKNRYPFLDENGIIRVGGRLHFSNETYQTKHPMALPNKHPLSRIIAAHFHSQCFHSGPRMTLATMRREFWPVRGKTLANYVCRKCTICFRHNPVPVAQPQGQLPKARIVPSRPFSITGVDYCGPIYLKPVHRRAAPQKVFIAVFVCFATKATHLELVCDLSTDAFIAALRRFIARRGLPTEIHSDNGTNFKGAKTTLTEMHRLFSIKHNKEKLINECSSKGITWRFIPPRAPNFGGLWEAAVKTAKSSLVKTISCRKLSYEDMVTVLYQIEANMNTRPLTPLSDDPTELDALTPGHFLTGGPLLTLPDPQYTEIPTNRLRHYQQLQQLIQHHWQRWRKEYLTELNQQWQKSGSPVDIRVGQMVLLQEDGKPSVAWPLARIEAVQPGDDDIIRVATIKTRSGTYIRPIRRLFPLPFDQQLAVQQQQRAAAESEEKLLEN